In the Sulfobacillus thermosulfidooxidans DSM 9293 genome, CATTATTGCCCCTGTATTCGTTGGCATTGACCTTTATCGCAATTTTGGGATATATGGCCATTGCTGCCGGGATTCACACCAAAGATACAAGCCTTGTGGTACCGTTGCTCTTTTTGAAGACCTTGCCGACCTGGTTTGCGGGCTTCGCCTTTGGAGCGATTGCGATTGGCGCCTTGGTACCCGCAGCGATTATGGCCATTGCCGCCGCGAACTTGTTTACTCGCAATATCTACCGGGAGTACTTTGCTTCGGACAACGGACCTAACCGGGAAGCCCAAATAGCGAAAATTGTTGGCTTAATCGTGATTTTAGGAGCCTTGTTCTTTATTGTGGCTATCCCGTTGCAATACTCCATCTACTTCCAAACCTTAGGCGGAATTTGGATTTTGCAGACGGTGCCCACGATTATTTTTGGCTTATACACCAGATGGTTCCACCGTTGGGCCTTATTCTTGGGTTGGCTTGTCGGCATGATTATTGGGACGGGTATGGCCGCGGCCGAATCCTTCAAAACCTCCATTTACCCGTTGCATATCGGTCACAGCGTCTATTTGGCCTATGCGGGTGTCTGGGCTATTATTGTCAATATCGTGATTGTGGTGGTGTTGAGTGTTCTCTTTAATGCGCTCAACATTAGCAATGGAACCGATGACACCCAGGAACAAGACTATGTCTCTGAACCTGGAGAAGCTGTCGGTCAATAAGGTTCCACGACAATACAAAGCGAGACCGTAAGGTCTCGCTTTTTGCATGGCATTTTTGTCTATTGGGCTCCTTTGACAATGAGAGGTAACGATTTCAAACCGCGTAAAAGAACATTGGGATTAAAAACCGGGTCGCCATGCAGCTCCAGGGTATAACGGAATAGCTGAGAAAAAGCTATGGTCGCTTCCATCCGTGCCAAGGAAGCCCCAAGGCACATATGAATGCCACGACCAAAAGCTAGGTGCATATTGGGATGGCGGTGGATGTCAAAGGTATCCGGATTAGAAAAAACCACCGGATCCCGATTGGCTTGCGCCAAGACCAAAGTTACCGATGCCCCTTCCGGAATGATTTGGTCACCCATACGAACGTCTTGTTGAGCCATACGCCCATCCAATTGCACTGGAGACTCAAAGCGCAAACACTCTTCGACGGCGCTCGTCCACAATGCGGGGTTAAGACGGAGTTCATCCAGGGCAGAAGGTGTCATGAGCAGCCGATAGGTGCCGAGACTAATGAGGTTGGTCGTGGTTTCATGTCCAGCCACTAACAATAATAAGGACATGGTTAAAAGTTCTCCTGCACTTAAGGTGCCTTCTTGCCCTTGGACTTGGAGAAGAGCGCTTAAGAGGTCATCCCCAGGATTTTGTTTCTTGTGTTGAGCTAAATGATGAAAATAATCGAGGAGTTCCCAGCGCGCTTCTTGTCCTTGCTGACGGATGGCGGGTTCTTGTGTGGGGTCGATCATCAAGGCGATTTTCTGTGACAAGGATCGAAAGAGACTACGGTCTTTAGCCGGTACACCTAATAACTCGGCAATCACAAGAGCAGGTAAGGGAAAAGCGTAGTCTTCAACGAGATTGCCGCCGCCATTGTTAACGAAGCTGTCTAACAACTCGCCAGCAAGTTCAGCAATATACGGGCGCAAACGTTCTAAATGTTTGGGCTGAAATGCGCGATTTACCAAAGAGCGCAGGCGCGTATGGTCCGGAGGATTGGTGACCAGCATGCTCGGCGAGAGGACAGGCAAAGTGTGGAACTTAGGTGGTGGAGTCCTTGGCACCGGAGTCCGTTTGATAAAACGGTCGTCCATAAGAATAGTGCGCACATCATGGTAATTTAAGATCATCCACTGGCCCGGCGCTAATTCTTTGATGGGAGAGGTCTGTTGCCAATGACGGTAAACGGGGTAGGGATTGGCGGCAAATTGTGCTTGAGATATTCCTAAGGCATGAAACCATTTTCCGCTTAATTGCATCATTGCTTCATCCATGGCCATGTGCTGTGCCACTCCTTTATCGGCCTTTGGTGTCGTTTGCTTCATCATAACGCGAAAAGAAAACGCCCGGCCGTTTAGCCGGGCGTCACGCGAAATATTATCCTTCCAACAGTAATGCTTCGGGATCCTCGAGCAATTCTTTAATCAAGACCAAGAAGCGGACTGCTTCACTGCCATCAACTATCCGGTGATCATAAGATAAGGCAAGGTACATCATGGGCCGCACAACAATTTGTCCTTGAACCACAACAGGCCGCTCTTCAATTTTGTGCATGCCTAAAATAGCAACCTGAGGCGCATTGAGAATGGGGGTGGATAATAAGGAGCCAAAGACTCCGCCGTTGGTGATCGTAAAGGTTCCGCCCTGGAGATCGGCAATTGACAACTTATTATCCCGCGCTTTGATGGCTAATTCGGCAATAGCTTTTTCTAATCCAGCGAAATTTAAACGATCAGCGTTACGCACCACAGGAACAACAAGACCATTATCGGTGGATACGGCAATACCTATGTCATAATAGTGCTTAAGAATCATCTCGTCGCCCTCAATTTCCGCATTCAAACGAGGGAAGGCTTTGAGGGCTGCAATTGACGCTTTGGTAAAGAATGACATAAAGCCCAGACGAATGCCATGGCGTTTTTCAAACTCATCACGGCGTCGTTGCCGAATGTCTAAAATCTTGGTCATATCGACCTCATTAAAGGTGGTCAACATGGCCGCGGTGTGTTGAGCGTTCACTAACCGGTTAGCAATAGTTAACCGGCGTCTAGACATTTTGACGCGTTCCACGGGCCGCAAGTCATCAGTGGCCGCGGGAGATGTGGTTACTTGGGTCGGTGAGGAAGACAAGGGCGGCATCTCAGGGCTCTGGGGTGCTTGAGGTGCCTCAGGTGCGAACTGCGGTTGAACAGGAGCCTTTTCCCGCGTTTGTTGAATATAGGCCTCCACATCCGTATGGGTAACACGTCCCCGGTTGCCCTGTGTGGGAACCTCACTGAGATTAATACCTTCTTGGTCAGCCAAACGTCTTACGTCTGGTGTGGCACGGACGACGGGAGCTTCTTGAACTGGGTTGGCAGGCTGGTCATTGGAAACGGCAGACGTGGATGCCTGACTGGTCTCAGCTGGGGTGGTCGCGGCACTATCACCAGAAACCAGTGTA is a window encoding:
- the odhB gene encoding 2-oxoglutarate dehydrogenase complex dihydrolipoyllysine-residue succinyltransferase encodes the protein MTQITVPEVGESVTEATVGEWLKKPGDLVKAGDPIVELETDKVNLEITANEDGTLHEILKQSGETVVVGDVLATLVSGDSAATTPAETSQASTSAVSNDQPANPVQEAPVVRATPDVRRLADQEGINLSEVPTQGNRGRVTHTDVEAYIQQTREKAPVQPQFAPEAPQAPQSPEMPPLSSSPTQVTTSPAATDDLRPVERVKMSRRRLTIANRLVNAQHTAAMLTTFNEVDMTKILDIRQRRRDEFEKRHGIRLGFMSFFTKASIAALKAFPRLNAEIEGDEMILKHYYDIGIAVSTDNGLVVPVVRNADRLNFAGLEKAIAELAIKARDNKLSIADLQGGTFTITNGGVFGSLLSTPILNAPQVAILGMHKIEERPVVVQGQIVVRPMMYLALSYDHRIVDGSEAVRFLVLIKELLEDPEALLLEG
- a CDS encoding cytochrome P450 encodes the protein MAMDEAMMQLSGKWFHALGISQAQFAANPYPVYRHWQQTSPIKELAPGQWMILNYHDVRTILMDDRFIKRTPVPRTPPPKFHTLPVLSPSMLVTNPPDHTRLRSLVNRAFQPKHLERLRPYIAELAGELLDSFVNNGGGNLVEDYAFPLPALVIAELLGVPAKDRSLFRSLSQKIALMIDPTQEPAIRQQGQEARWELLDYFHHLAQHKKQNPGDDLLSALLQVQGQEGTLSAGELLTMSLLLLVAGHETTTNLISLGTYRLLMTPSALDELRLNPALWTSAVEECLRFESPVQLDGRMAQQDVRMGDQIIPEGASVTLVLAQANRDPVVFSNPDTFDIHRHPNMHLAFGRGIHMCLGASLARMEATIAFSQLFRYTLELHGDPVFNPNVLLRGLKSLPLIVKGAQ